Part of the Desulfobulbaceae bacterium genome is shown below.
CGGCTCAGGACAGTGGACTATCCCTGATGGCTATGTCGCCTCCAAACTCTTCAAAGGCTGCATCGGCACCAACAATCTCGAAGCCAACGCCAGACTTTGCATGGCCAGTGCGGTAACAGGTTTCATGACCTCTTTTGGTCTTGATGAACCAATGGGCTGTTATGAAGACATTGACCATGCCAACGTCTTTGTTACCTGGGGTAACAACATGGCGGAGATGCATCCGGTCCTCTTTTCGAGAATGCTGGCCAACCGTAAACGCCGCACCAATGTCGAGCTTATCGACTTTGCCACCCGCACCACCAGAACCAGTCAAGCGGCTGACAAATCAATTCTGTTTAAGCCACAGACCGATCTGGCCGTGGCCAATGCCATCTGTCATGAAATTATCCGCAACAAATGGGTGAATTGGGATTTCGTCAACAACCATGTCTCGTTCCACAAAGGCAAAACCAACATCGGTTACGGGACTGAAGATCACTTTGCCTTCACGGACCAAGAAGAGCCGATCAATTTTGACGAATATCAAAAATTCCTCGACGATTACACCCCGGAAAAAGTAGAAAAAATATCCGGCGTTTCCGCCAAAGACATCAAGTATCTGGCGTCTCTCTATGGTGACCCCACTAAAAAGGTGACCTCCTTCTGGTGCATGGGCATGAACCAGCACACCAGGGGAACATGGATCCAAAACCTGGTATACAACATCCATCTCCTGACCGGCAAGATCTCCACTCCCGGCAACAGCCCATTCTCTCTCACCGGTCAACCCAGCGCCTGCGGCACAGTCCGTGAAGTCGGCACCCTGACCCATGCTCTACCGCACGGAGTGGTCGCCAATGAACATGACCGGGAACTGGCCGCAAAAATCTGGGATGTGCCGGTGAGCAACATTGACCCCAAACCAACCTACCACACCGTGGAGATGTTCCGGGCCTTGGATCGCGGAGATATCAAGTTCATCTGGATTCAGGTCACCAACCCCATGGTAACCATGCCGAACCTGACTCGTTACCGCAACGGCGCCTTGAAAGACGACCGTTTTGTGGTGGTCTCCGATGTCTACCCAACACCGACGACTGATGTGGCCGATGTGATTCTTCCCGCTGCCATGTGGATTGAGCAGGAAGGCATGTTTGGCAACTCTGAACGTCGCACCCAACATTTTGCCCAAATCGTCCCCCCTCCGGGCGAGGCGATGTCTGACACTTGGCAACTGATCGAAGTTGCCAGACGACTGGGTTTTGAAAAACAGTTTCCCTGGGGGGAGGACGAATACATCGGCAAGATCTGGGAAGAGTACCGACGTTTTCATGAAGGCCCAAAACACAACATGGCCCCATACACGGTTCTGTTGGAACGCTCGGGTGTGCAATGGCCGTTTGTAGATGGCAAGGAGACCAGATGGCGCTTCAACCCCAAATATGACCCCGCCTGCACCAATGGCAAGGAGTTTGATTTCTACGGCAAGAAAGATAACACCGCCTGGATCTGGGCCCGCCCCTATGAACCTGCGGCCGAGTCTCCGGATGCCGAGTATAATTTCTGGCTGAACACCGGTCGGGTCATCGAACATTGGCATACCGGTTCCATGACGAGGAGAGTCCCCATCCTCCATCAGGCCATGCCCTCTTCCTATGTCGAACTTAATCCTGAAGATGCAGCTGACCTTGGGGTCATCAACGGGGAGAAAGTAAAGATTATCTCCAGAAGGGGCTCGGTTATCATGCCAGCCTCAATCAATGGTCGAGGAGTTCCACCCCGCGGCATGGTATTCGTACCTTTCTTTGATGAGAGCTACCTGATAAACGAAGTTACCCTGGATGCATTTTGCCCCATTTCAAAACAACCTGATTACAAGAAATGTGCGGTTCGACTGGAGAAAGTCTCATGAATAGAGCAGATAAAAAACCCGGCAAAGGCGCTCTGTTTTTTGCCGCTATCTGCCTTCTCGGAGTCGGGGAACTTGATCGAGCAGTGGCAGCGACAGATATCCCCCACAACTTTGACGCAGACGGCGAAAAAATCTTCAAGACCTATACTGCAACTCCGCAAGAGTACATGGCAGCGGACTCTGGTATTCGAAACCTGATGAGCTTCGAGGAGTTACGGCAATACCCCGGCTCCCCGCCCCGAATCCCCCATGCAGTGGCGCCATCATTCAGTGCGCAACCGGACAATTGCCTCTCCTGTCATGCCAAGGGTGGTTATGATGCCGAATTGGATAGATTTGTCCCGGTAACCCCACACCCGGAGAATGAACTGTGCTACCAATGCCATGTCCCCAAACTCGAGGAGAAACTCTTTGTTGAGACCAACTGGCAGTCTATCAATCCCCCTAAACTGGGGAGATCATTCCTGGCAGGCTCCCCTCCACCGATCCCCCACAGCCTGCAACTGCGGGAGAACTGTATTGCCTGTCACACCGGGCCAGGGGCAGTTACCGAAATTCGGGTTGAACACTCCTCCCGGGGAAATTGCCGCCAATGCCATGTCCCGGTCTTGAGCACCGAACCTCTCGTGGAGTTTGTAAGAAACAAGTGACCTGGAGAACTATGATGAAATTACACTCTAGCTCCAGTTGGCCAGCGCTCATCCTCGGGATAATGCTTCTGACACCTCAAAGCTCTTTGGCGAGTCAAAATTCGATCACAGACAGAATTTTAAAAGCCAATGAACCATATGACTCGAGCCGGATTGAATCAACCCACCCCCTTCCCGACAAGACCGTCTGGGCCAAAGAAACTGGCTTAGGTAACGAATTCAAAGTGTTAGCCCGTAAGCATTCCATCGAACGCTATCGATGCAGCGCCTGCCACAATCAGGACAAAAAAGTTTTGGTTAGCGACGGCGCCTTGCTTGCCCACGGCGACATCACCATGAATCATGGGCAGGGAGAGAACAATTTGGCCTGCGTTGAATGTCATCATGCACTCGATCGGGACACGCTAGTGGACAAACAAGGAAAGAAAATTGATTTCGACCACAGCTACCAACTCTGCGGACAATGCCATTTCAGGCAGAAAAGAGACTGGCTCGGCGGAGCACATGGGAAAAGGGTAAAATACTGGGCTGGGGGGCGAGTAATCCAGAATTGTACCACCTGCCACCCCCCCCATGCCCCCAGGTTTAAAAAGAGAATGCCTGCGACCTATTCTCTGCCATTAAAAAACTAGGGGTATGTAATGGACTCCAGCAAAAAAGAAGAAGGCCGAATGAAAAAGGAAGATCTCCCTGAAGGGAAAAGCAGCCGCAGATCCTTTCTAAAAGGACTGTCCATTGCCGCAGCGGCAGGATCGGCCAGTCTGGCAACTGGATGCTCCCTGAAAAGTCTTCCGGCAACCAGTGAGGAGTTTTCGCTGAAGTGGGAGGAATACTTCAAAAAAAACTACCGGCTGATGACTCAGCAAGAGAAAGATGAAACCGTAGCACGCCTGACGAGACTTGCCAAACTACACGACAATCTTGACCTTACGATCAGTGCTCAGGAACCACGGGAAAAAGTGTTGTTTGGCTATGCCTTTAATATTACCAGATGTGAAGGCTTTATGGATTGCGTAGAGGCCTGCGTCCAAGAAAACAATCTTGATCGCACCTCCAAGACCCAGTACATCCGAGTCTTTGAAATGGAGCCCGGCAAACTCGATCCAAGCACCGGTGATGGCAAATATTTCCATCAAGTCCCGGTAGCTGATAAATTCTACATGGGCGTCCAATGCTTCCACTGTGAAAATGCCCCATGCATCAAGGCCTGTCCCATCAAAGCAACCTGGCGAGAACCAGATGGCATTGTGGTGGTTGATTATGACTGGTGCATCGGTTGTCGATACTGCATGGCAGCCTGTCCGTATTGGGGACGGAGATTTAATTGGGGTAAACCTCATGTGCCCAAAGAGGAGATAACCCGCCAACAGCATTATCTCGGCAACAGGCAGCGGATGAAAGGAGCCATGGAAAAATGCACCTTCTGCATCCAAAGGACAAGGCAAGGCAAGCTCCCAGCCTGCGTGGAGGCGTGCCCCACCGGCGCTCGGGTCTTTGGCAATCTGCTTGACCCTGATAGCGAAATCAGATTTGTGTTAAAGAATAAGAAGGTTTTCAGATTGAAGGAGGAGCTAGGGACAGATCCCAAATTTTGGTATTTTATCGATTAACAGTCATTGCTCGGACTTCTTTGACCATGCTCTTGTTCAGATTTTTGTAGGTTCTCATCACCAAACAAATTCCAGGAAAAACCTGCAGAGAGGAAAATAATGAGAAATCCCCACCGAAAAGGATTTGCTGCTTTCATCTCAGATTGCAGCACATGGGCGCTGACAGGTGGCACCAGCTACAAGATATACCTCTTAGCGCTACTTGCCATGATCGGGACTGGAGTCTGGGCATATTCCACCCAATTCAGAGAAGGGCTCATCGTCACCGGTATGTCTAATATTGTCAGCTGGGGACTCTATATCTCAAATTTCACTTTTTTTGTCGGTGTGGCAGCCGCAGCTGTCATGTTAATCCTCCCTGCATACATCTTTAAAGACCAAGATTTTCATGAAGTGGTGATCATCGGCGAATGTGTTGCTGTCGGAGCCCTGGTCATGTGCCTACTCTTTATTACCGTTGACATGGGAGGACCACATCGCCTGTGGCATATCATCCCGGGTATAGGGCTCTTTAACTGGCCATCTTCCATCCTGACCTGGGATGTTCTGGTCTTAAATGGCTATCTCGCCCTAAACAGCTTAGTCCCTCTCTACATTCTCTATTGCAACTATCACAACAGAAAGCCGGTTGACTGGAAATACCGCCCCTTTGTCTTTCTCTCGATCTTCTGGGCAGTATCCATTCATATGGTGACCGCATTCCTCTACGAGGGACTCCCCGCCCGACCATTCTGGAACAATCCCCTGCTCGGCCCCAGATTTCTGGCCTCTGCCTTTGCTGCCGGACCGGCTGTCATCATGATGGTAATCATTGCCATAAAAGAAACGACAACCTATCCCATCGACCCGATCATCTTCAAAAAGCTCAAAAGGATTATTGTTGTCGCCGCCGTGATCAATTTATTGATGCTCTTCTCCGAAGTCTTTAAAGAGTTCTACACCTTCACCCACCACAGCATGTCGGCTCAATATCTATTTTTTGGGCTTGACGGTCATAATGCCTTAGTCCCGTGGATCTGGACAGCCATTAGCTTAAACATCCTCGGCACGCTACTCTTTGCCTTTGACCCGACCAAATGCAACACCAAATACCTCATGACAGCGGCAATTTCTCTTTTTACCGGAATCTGGATTGAAAAAGGTTTTGGCCTCATTGTGCCAGGCTTTGTGCCGTCGCCCATCGGGGAGGTCGTTGATTATGTAGCAACTAAGATAGAAATCTTAATCACCCTAGGCATTCTCGCCACGGGGATGTTGATCGTAACCCTGCTGACTAAACCCGCCCTGCATATTCTATCGAGGTTTAAGGATACTCAGTTCACGCAGAAAAGACATTGACCTGGCAAGATGAGACACCATGGTCTGGTGCATGGGAAGGACACGAGGAGGAGGATTCCAGAGTGTTACGTGGCCGGCGCGGAATCCTTATCGGAGAAATCCACCCGTAACATATCGCCTTGCGTAGCCAGTTCCAAGGTAAAATAGGTTTTTTTGATGAAGCCGAATTTTCTGGCAATGAAAAGACTGGGGAAGGATTCCACCAAGGTATTATACTTGCGGACCTCGATGTTATATCGGTTCCTGGTCAACTGAATCTCCTTCTCGATCTCATTGAGACTCTGCTGCAGACTCAAAAAATTCCCGCTGGCCTTCAAATCAGGGTACCCTTCCGCCACCGCCATCAGTCCGTTCAAAGAGCGAGACAACCTGCTCTCCTCTTCCATCCGCTCCGGGGCTCCAGCGTTCTCAGAAAATCGATGACTGGCCTTCTGTAACAGTTCCGCTTCGTGCTCCTCATACCCACGAACGATCTCAACCAAGTTGGGGATCAGGTTCAAACGACGCTTCAGGGTAATGTCGATGCTGCTCCAGGACTCTTCAATCCGGTTACGGTACTTGATAAAATTATTATAAGTACTGATAATATAGCCGACGGCCATAAAAGCAATGAATCCAGGAAAGATGATCAACGGGACATTGTCATTTGTCATAGGCTTAATCCCTTGGGCATGAACAGAAGACCATGTTTGGCACTAACCATTTGATCGTTTTATTCCGTTTCGTATCAAAAAAAACCCGCAAAGCCAATGGCCATGCGGGTCAGTCGGACGTTATCGGACGTCCTGGAATGTTTAACTGGCGGAGAGAGAGGGATTCGAACCCTCGGTAGAGCTTTAAACCCTACACTCGCTTAGCAGGCGAGCACCATCGGCCTACTCGGTCATCTCTCCTTGAATAGTGTGGCGGAGGAAGTAGGATTCGAACCCACGGAACTTTCGCTCAACGGTTTTCAAGACCGCCGCCTTAAACCACTCGGCCATTCCTCCACTGTATATTCAGGATGCTCTTTTACCATGTCAATCCAGGCCTGTCAATCCTGATGGCGTCGCAAAAATCATCGAGGCAAAGCAACTTAAAGGCGAAATAGATTTTATTATCGAATCACCCCAGAGACAACCTCCTAAGTGTCTTCAGGATAACGCACGAGCCACGTCGTATCCTCATCGCCCCAAAATCGCCATTGCCTCGGCCAATTTCTGCACACCATGAACCTCCATCCCGGCAATCCCTGTCCGTGGAGCGTTGGCCTTAGGAACGATAGCCTGATTAAACCCGTGTTTCACTGCCTCCCGTAATCGCTCCTGGCCATTGGGCACTGGCCGGATCTCCCCGGCCAGACCGATCTCACCGAAAATCACCATATCACTGGGTAGAGGCCGATCTTGTAAACTTGACAAGATCGCCAGCATCAAGGCCAAATCGGCGCTGGTCTCCTCCACCTTGACCCCGCCCACGACATTAATAAAGACATCCTTATCAAAGGTCGACACTCCACCATGACGATGCAGCACTGCCAGCAGCATGGTCAACCTGTTCTGATCGAGTCCCACGGCCAACCGGCGCGGGTGCTCCGAGTAGCAAGTGTCTACCAGGGCCTGAATCTCAACAAGCAGTGGCCTGCTCCCTTCCCACACCACCATCACGGCGCTGCCAGACATCGGCCCCTTATCCCGAGACAAAAAGATGGCCGAGGGATTTTTCACCTCCTTCAGCCCACTCTCGGTCATAGCAAAAATCCCGAGTTCATTAACAGCTCCATAACGATTCTTAATGGCCCGCATCATTCGATACCGTGAATCGCTCCCTCCCTCAAAATAACAGACTACATCAATAATATGCTCAAGCACTCGAGGACCGGCCAATCCTCCAGACTTGGTGACATGACCGACCAAAAAAATCGCCACCCCACTCTGCTTGGCAAACCGGGTAAGATAGGCTGCCGACTCCCTAACTTGACTGACCCCGCCAGGGGCGGAATCAATCCCGGCCACCTGCATGGTCTGAATGGAATCAATGACCATAACTGTCGGTTTCTCTTGAGCCGCCACCGCGCAGATCCCCTCAACCTGAGTCTCTGCGAGCAACAACAGCTCCTGGGCAGGCAGACCTAAGCGCTTAGCCCGCATAGCAATCTGGGGAAGGGATTCCTCGCCGCTCACATACAAGGCTTTCACCCCTTTAAGAGTGCAACAGACCTGCAACAGAGCCGTACTCTTGCCCACTCCGGGGTCACCACCAATCAGCGCCACCGAGCCAGGAACCAAACCGCCGCCAAGTACCCGATCAAGCTCGGACAGGCCGGTAGTAATTCGTGGGAACTGCTCAAGCTCGACATCACTCATCCGCTTGACCTGAGCCGCAGCCCCTGAGAATCCGACCGTCCGCAAGGCCTCAGCAACCTGAGCCGTCGCCTCCTCAACAGAGTTCCAAGCCTCGCACTCCGGGCATTGTCCGGCCCATTTCCCCAGGACCGCTCCGCAGGCGTTACACTGATAGCTCTTCTTCGCCTTACCCGCCATTGACTCCTCCCTTTATCACACTAAATAAGACAAGACCTGATGCGCCACCGGCAGGGCTTTTTTCGTCAGACGCATCTGTCCATTGACTATTTCGACAAGCCCCCGCTCAAGCAACCGCTCAAGGGTTGCACCATAATAGGCCAACGGAGTAAGTCCATAGCGTGCCCAAAGAGAGGCAAGACTTACTCCCTCAAGCAACCGCAGCCCCATGATGACCGACTCCCGAAAAGACGCCTCGCAACTCAAGGCCTCCCCTTCGTGAAAGGCCGGAAGACCAGCAGCAATCCTCGCTTGATAACCATCCGGATCATCCACATTTTTCAGCCGAAGACCATCCAGGCAGGAAACCGCGCCCGCACCCAGACCAAGATAGCTGCCGTTGTGCCAATAATTCAAATTATGGCGACAAGTCAATCCAGGACGAGCAAAATTAGAGATCTCATACCGTTGATAGCCATGGCCCTCCAACTCCTCTTGAGCCAGCGCTTCCATATCGGCAAGGGTGTCATCCTCGGGCAGCAATAACTCTCCCCGCGCCGCGCGCTCGGCAAAAGGGGTTCCTGGCTCAACACTCAACTCGTAAAGAGCAAGGTGCTCGGGCTCGAGATCCAGAGCAGTTATCAAGCTGTCTCGCCAGACAGCTTGATCCTGCCCCGGCAGCCCATAGATCAAATCAAGATTAAGATTAGAAAATCCTACCTCCCTTGCCAAGGTCAAGGCAGCTACCGCCCCTGCTGAACTATGACTACGACCGATAGAGGCAAGTTCGTGATCGACAAAAGACTGCACCCCGATACTCAAACGATTGACTCCGGCGCCACGCAGGGCAGTGAGATTCGAGCGTGTCACCGTGTTAGGATTCGTCTCAACAGTAATCTCCGGATCATCACACCAATGAAGCCGGCGCAGAGCCTGACCTATCACCGCAGCCAAAGAATCTCCACCATAAATAGTGGGAGTGCCACCTCCTATAAAGAGGGTGGCAAACTCGACATCGCCGCCCCAACTGTCCACCACACGTTCCAACTCCACGACCACAGCATCCAGATACCCAAGAGGTCCCTCAGCCCCAGACCACGCACTGGAGTTAAAGGCACAATAACCGCATTTTGTCCGGCAAAACGGGATGTGGATATAAAGACCGGCCCCGGTGATCACCGAAGAAGCCCTGCACACTCTTCGGCATACTGGCGCATAAGTCCATGATCGGCGAAACTGTACGGTTGACCGGAGCCCGCGACAATCAGGTGATCCAGCAGCCTGATCTGGACTAAAGACAAGGCGAGATAGAGGTTCCGCGTCAAGCGATGATCCTCCGGTGAAGGGGTGGGACTCCCGGAGGGATGATTATGTGCGACAACCACCGCCGCGGCATGGCGTGACAGAGCAAGCTTAATCAGCTCTCTGGGATAGACCGTATTACTGGCAAGGGTACCCTCAGCCACGATTTCGGTATCGATAATGGCGTGACTGGCGTCAAGATAGATTACCATCAACACCTCACGCTTCAAATCCCGCATAGCATGAATCAGATAATCACTAACCTCTGACGATGAACGTACATACTGCTTGGCAGACAACCGCTGCTGCAGATAACGCCGGGCGACACCTTGGATAAAATGAATGGCGTATGAATTTTTTGGCCCGACCCCTGGCACCTGCTGCAACTGGGCCGGCGACGCTTCAAGGACCCTGGCCAGAGTGCCGAAGGTAGCAAGCAGGGATCGAGCCTCAGCCTTACAGTCCTTGCGGGGGGTTCCCATGGCCAACAGGAGTTCGAGCACCTCATCATCGGCAAAGGCTTCGATCCCACGCTCGAGAAACTTGTCACGCAAGCGCTGACGGTGTCCAGCCCCCTTCTGTTGCCAATCTTCTTTTTCCATATTGAATCCATTTTTCTTGAACGAAAAGTAGTTACCCTGAAAACTGGCATTACTTTTACTCTGCCACATCTTCACAAGTATTGAAGAAAGTAACTATCCAGCTCAATCCGCAAAATGAGCAGATGCCGGAAACTGTAACTATTCCAGCAGCGCTACAGATGCGCGAAATAAGCCAGTGAACTATAGCTCGTCTATGTGAGCAGGCTTATGACAGCTAAGCGACTGTGGGGAGACTGCGAAGCAGATGTAGTGTTGCTAAATAGTTACGAAAAATTAAGGCTAATTTACTCACCCAAGTGATACAGAGCTTTTAGGTCTCTGTCGAGTAGAAAGAGGCATCATGCCGGATCTCCTTTGTCAGGCATTAATAGAACAACGCTCCGATTCCAAAGGTTTCCGAATGTCATTGATCGTCGCCCCCACAACAAGATCATCTTCATAAATAAATGCCAGACCCCCTTATTCGGCAAAGATTATCATTGACTGGTAAGTATTTTTTTAGTTTAACCATCGCCTTAATGAGAATTACAAATGACTCAAACAATAGGCTAAAAAGCCCAGACATAATCACCCAAAATATCTCTGCCACTGACAGGTTTTCCCCTTATGTCTCCACCATCCTCCCCCGTTGACCTTACAGAACAAATCCGCCTCTTACGAACAGAAAATGAACGCCTATCAACCCTAGCCAATGATTTTTCCCTCCTGGGGATGGTAGCGGAAAAAATTGCTTCGGCGTCCACCCCGGACCGAGTCATCAGCATCGCTCTGGAGCAAATCGCGAGCTGTAAGGGGATAGAATTCTGTCTCTTTGGATCAGTAAACGAAAAAGAGATTACCATCACCCACAGCCATGCTACATCGCATCCTCTAGCAGCCACCCAACCCATCTTGATGGTCATTCCACTGCCGACTGCCTCAATTCCCGCTGATAATCATGTCTGTTCGGAGGAAGAGGCAGAAAAAATTCTCGCCATCATCATAAGCATCAGTCCGGGCATGGCAGAGATTATCCGCTCATCCATCTGCCTGATCCGACGACGCTTCTTCGGGGAAATATCAATTCTCATCCTGGCAGATACCAGACCGCGTCAGGAACTCCTGCCCCTTGAACCGATGATGAATCGCGTTGCAGATATTATCGTTACCCGACTCGACAGTTTGGTGCTTCATGAGTCTCTGCAAACAGTGAATCGGGCACTCGAAACCAAGGTGAAAGAGCGGACAACCAAACTGCTAAAGCTCAATGATGCGCTTCAACATGAAATCCATGACCGCAAAAAGGCCGAGATGGGCCTGCGCGATAGCGAGACCCGCTATCGCACCTTGGTCGACAACCTGCCGCTTGGGGTCTCAGTGATTGACGCCAACAACCGTATTGCGATGATCAATCGCACCCAGGCTGAGTGGTTTGGCAAACCAACCGAACACTTTTCAGGAACTCTGTGCTACGAGCGATTTGAAGGCAGGCACCACCCCTGCGCCGACTGCCCTGGCGCAATTGCCTTAAGAACCGGACAACCAGCCATAACCGAACGGGAAGAGACCCTCCACAACAGCCAACAGATTACCGTTCGTATCCGTACGGTGCCCTTGCCAAACGGCAACGAGCCCCCAACCTCCTATATCGAAGTAATTGAAGACATCACCGAACTCAAGGCAAAAGAAAAAAAACAACTCCGCTTCATGAGGAAACTCCAGCACACCCAAAAGCTGGAAAGTTTAGGCGTGCTTGCTGGCGGCATTGCCCACGATTTCAACAATATCCTGATGGTCATCCTGGGACATGCCGAACTGGCAAAAATGACCCTTCCACCCACCACCCCGGTTCTCGGCAACCTGGTCCAAATCGAGCTGGCGGCAAAAAAAGCTGCTGCCCTCTCGCACCAGATGCTCGCCTTTTCCGGAAGAGGACAGTTCGTCATCGAAATCCTGGACCTCAACCGCCTGATAACCGACATGGCTCATATGCTTGAAGTCTCGATTTCCAAAAAAGCTGAACTGCACTTCAACCTGAGCCAGGAACTCCCTTCGGTGGAAGTCGATGCCACCCAACTCAGGCAAGTCCTGATGAACCTGGTCATCAACGCTTCCGAAGCCATTGGCGACCAGAGGGGCACGATTACCATTTCTACGGGATTGATGATAGCCGATCAGGACTACCTGGAGGGAAGCTGGCTTGATGAAAATCTCGAAGAGGGTCTGTACGTTTTTATCGAAGTAGCCGACACAGGATGCGGCATGGACCCAGAGACTGCAAAACGGGTCTGTGAGCCCTTTTTTACCACCAAATTCACAGGA
Proteins encoded:
- a CDS encoding response regulator; this encodes MSPPSSPVDLTEQIRLLRTENERLSTLANDFSLLGMVAEKIASASTPDRVISIALEQIASCKGIEFCLFGSVNEKEITITHSHATSHPLAATQPILMVIPLPTASIPADNHVCSEEEAEKILAIIISISPGMAEIIRSSICLIRRRFFGEISILILADTRPRQELLPLEPMMNRVADIIVTRLDSLVLHESLQTVNRALETKVKERTTKLLKLNDALQHEIHDRKKAEMGLRDSETRYRTLVDNLPLGVSVIDANNRIAMINRTQAEWFGKPTEHFSGTLCYERFEGRHHPCADCPGAIALRTGQPAITEREETLHNSQQITVRIRTVPLPNGNEPPTSYIEVIEDITELKAKEKKQLRFMRKLQHTQKLESLGVLAGGIAHDFNNILMVILGHAELAKMTLPPTTPVLGNLVQIELAAKKAAALSHQMLAFSGRGQFVIEILDLNRLITDMAHMLEVSISKKAELHFNLSQELPSVEVDATQLRQVLMNLVINASEAIGDQRGTITISTGLMIADQDYLEGSWLDENLEEGLYVFIEVADTGCGMDPETAKRVCEPFFTTKFTGRGLGMAATLGIIRGHNGTIRVNSVLNKGTTFKVILPASPKHPIVAPQNSRQSTPTKRSGAILLVDDEKTLLTLGQDMLQKLGYQVITAEDGLQALEQYRANPDSIVAVLLDLAMPHMDGVETFRELRKICPDIRIIISSGYNEQEIRQRFAKNNNFEILQKPYNISELQAVLTKALGKNHEDHTRI